A stretch of the Gemmatirosa kalamazoonensis genome encodes the following:
- a CDS encoding GlxA family transcriptional regulator, whose translation MDIAILALNDVFDTGLSTIIDAFATANELAEATGLTSLRFDVTIVGVRRSVKSAQGLTVPVQAVRRKTPDCAIVPAIGFKMPEALGAALLRSEIRDATRQLQRWARGGATMAAACIGTFVMAEAGLLDDHDATTTWWLAPFFRQRYPAVRLDETRMIVRSDRVVTAGAALSHMDLALWLIRQRSPELATLTAKYLVVDSRPSQAAYVLTDHLVHADPLVERFERWARGRLAKGFSLDEAAKSVGASKRTLGRRIQQVLGRSPISYFQDVRVERAVHLLRTTDRSVESIASQVGYADGVTLRTLLRRRLGKGIKELRRLDQ comes from the coding sequence ATGGACATCGCGATCCTCGCCCTCAACGACGTGTTCGACACCGGGCTGTCGACGATCATCGACGCGTTCGCCACCGCGAACGAGCTGGCCGAGGCGACCGGCCTGACGTCGCTGCGCTTCGACGTCACCATCGTCGGCGTTCGCCGATCGGTGAAGTCGGCGCAGGGACTCACCGTCCCCGTGCAGGCCGTGCGACGCAAGACCCCCGACTGCGCCATCGTGCCGGCGATCGGCTTCAAGATGCCGGAGGCGCTCGGCGCCGCGCTGCTGCGGTCGGAGATCCGCGACGCGACGCGGCAGCTGCAGCGATGGGCGCGCGGCGGAGCGACGATGGCCGCCGCGTGCATCGGCACGTTCGTCATGGCGGAGGCGGGACTGCTCGACGACCACGACGCGACCACCACGTGGTGGCTGGCGCCGTTCTTCCGGCAGCGCTACCCCGCCGTGCGGCTCGACGAGACGCGGATGATCGTCCGCTCGGATCGCGTCGTCACGGCCGGCGCCGCGCTCAGCCACATGGACCTGGCGCTGTGGCTGATCCGACAGCGGAGCCCCGAGCTGGCCACCCTCACCGCGAAGTACCTCGTCGTCGATTCCCGGCCGTCGCAGGCGGCGTACGTCCTCACCGACCATCTCGTGCACGCCGATCCACTCGTCGAGCGGTTCGAGCGATGGGCCCGCGGCCGGCTCGCGAAGGGGTTCTCGCTCGACGAGGCGGCGAAGTCGGTCGGCGCCAGCAAGCGAACGCTGGGACGTCGGATCCAGCAGGTCCTCGGACGATCGCCGATCTCGTACTTCCAGGACGTCCGCGTCGAGCGCGCCGTCCATCTGCTCCGCACGACCGACCGCAGCGTCGAGAGCATCGCGTCGCAAGTCGGATACGCCGACGGCGTCACGCTGCGCACGCTGCTGCGTCGCCGGCTCGGCAAGGGGATCAAGGAGCTGCGGCGGCTGGACCAGTGA